In Corylus avellana chromosome ca2, CavTom2PMs-1.0, the following proteins share a genomic window:
- the LOC132172869 gene encoding probable E3 ubiquitin-protein ligase BAH1-like 1 produces the protein MKFCKKYQEYMQGQEKKLPGLGFKKLKKILKKCRSDFHSDNAIDGLHDTQTCPHHCPVCDGTFFPSLLKEMSAVVACFNKRAQKLLELHLASGFRKYIIWFKAKLQNNHVTLIQEGKDLITYALINAVAIRKILKKYDKVHYSNQGQAFKSQAQSKHIEILQSPWLCELMAFHINLSESKVKSVLFEGCNLTSNGDGQHSLTCELFDSIKVDIDLTCSICLDTVFDPVALTCGHIFCYMCACLAASVTIVDGLKAVEPKAKCPLCREGGVYEGAIHLDELNILLSRSCSEYWKARLQTERVERIRHIKDYWDSQCRAFLGV, from the exons ATGAAGTTTTGCAAGAAATACCAGGAGTACATGCAAggccaagaaaaaaaacttcCTGGGCTTGGCTTCAAGAAGCTTAAGAAGATTTTGAAGAAGTGCCGGAGCGATTTTCATTCCGACAATGCCATTGATGGACTCCATgacacccaaacatgccctcACCATTGCCCAG TGTGCGATGGAAccttctttccttctcttctcaAGGAAATGTCTGCAGTAGTAGCTTGCTTTAATAAGCGTGCCCAGAAATTGCTTGAGCTACATCTTGCTTCTGGGTTTCGGAAGTACATTATTTGGTTCAAAGCCAAGCTACAAAATAACCATGTTACCTTAATCCAAGAAGGAAAGGACCTCATTACTTACGCACTGATCAACGCCGTTGCAATCCGAAAAATACTAAAGAAATATGATAAG GTTCATTACTCTAATCAAGGCCAGGCCTTCAAGTCACAAGCTCAAAGCAAGCATATTGAAATTCTTCAAAGTCCTTGGTTGTGTGAGCTCATGGCTTTCCACATCAATCTAAGTGAAAGCAAGGTCAAATCAGTTTTGTTTGAGGGATGCAACCTCACATCTAATGGTGATGGCCAACACTCACTTACTTGTGAGCTCTTCGATTCCATCAAAGTCGATATTGACCTCACTTGTTCCATATGCTTG GACACAGTCTTTGATCCAGTTGCTCTCACTTGTGGTCACATATTCTGCTACATGTGTGCTTGCTTGGCCGCATCAGTCACTATTGTTGATGGCCTAAAGGCAGTAGAGCCTAAAGCAAAATGCCCCCTATGTCGAGAG GGGGGAGTTTATGAAGGTGCTATACACTTGGATGAGCTTAATATTCTATTAAGCCGGAG TTGCTCCGAGTACTGGAAGGCGCGGCTTCAAACAGAAAGAGTGGAGAGGATTCGTCACATAAAAGATTATTGGGACAGTCAATGTAGGGCATTTCTAGGTGTCTAA
- the LOC132172878 gene encoding probable E3 ubiquitin-protein ligase BAH1-like 1, whose product MKFCKKYEEYMQGQEKKLPGLGFKKLKKILKKCRSDFHSDNAIDGLHDTQTCPHHCPVCDGTFFPSLLKEMSAVVACFNKRAQKLLELHLASGFRKYFIWFKAKLQNNHVTLIQEGKDLVTYALINAVAIRKILKKYDKVHYSNQGQAFKSQAQSKHIEILQSPWLCELMAFHINLSESKVKSVLFEGCNLTSNGDGQHSLTCELFDSVKVDIDLTCSICLDTVFDPVALTCGHIFCYMCACSSNSKTLLNGL is encoded by the exons ATGAAGTTTTGCAAGAAATACGAGGAGTACATGCAAggccaagaaaaaaaacttcCTGGGCTTGGCTTCAAGAAGCTTAAGAAGATTTTGAAGAAGTGCCGGAGCGATTTTCATTCCGACAATGCCATTGATGGACTCCATgacacccaaacatgccctcACCATTGCCCAG TGTGCGATGGAAccttctttccttctcttctcaAGGAAATGTCTGCAGTAGTAGCTTGCTTTAATAAGCGTGCCCAGAAATTGCTTGAGCTACATCTTGCTTCTGGGTTTCGGAAGTACTTTATTTGGTTCAAAGCCAAGCTACAAAATAACCATGTTACCTTAATCCAAGAAGGAAAGGACCTCGTTACTTACGCACTGATCAACGCCGTTGCAATCCGAAAAATACTAAAGAAATATGATAAG GTTCATTACTCTAATCAAGGCCAGGCCTTCAAGTCACAAGCTCAAAGCAAGCATATTGAAATTCTTCAAAGTCCTTGGTTGTGTGAGCTCATGGCTTTCCACATCAATCTAAGTGAAAGCAAGGTCAAATCAGTTTTGTTTGAGGGATGCAACCTCACATCTAATGGTGATGGCCAACACTCACTTACTTGTGAGCTCTTCGATTCCGTCAAAGTCGATATTGACCTCACTTGTTCCATATGCTTG GACACAGTCTTTGATCCAGTTGCTCTCACTTGTGGTCACATATTCTGCTACATGTGTGCTTGCTCGA GTAATAGCAAGACACTTCTCAATGGGCTGTAG